One window from the genome of Pseudonocardia hierapolitana encodes:
- a CDS encoding MFS transporter: protein MAQRPTTQPMPKVVAASLSGAMLEWYDFNLYGISAALVFSKLFFPDIDPVLGTLASLATFGVGFVSRPIGALVFGHLGDRLGRKQVLVTTMMIIGTATFLIGLLPDYHTIGLWAPALLVLLRLVQGLGLGGEFGGASLLTVEHAPRHRRGFWGSLPQTGGRSAT, encoded by the coding sequence ATGGCGCAGCGACCGACCACCCAACCCATGCCCAAGGTGGTGGCGGCGAGCCTCTCCGGCGCGATGCTCGAGTGGTACGACTTCAACCTCTACGGGATCTCGGCGGCGCTGGTCTTCAGCAAGCTCTTCTTCCCCGACATCGACCCCGTCCTCGGCACCCTCGCATCGCTCGCGACGTTCGGCGTCGGGTTCGTGTCCCGTCCCATCGGGGCGCTCGTCTTCGGCCACCTCGGCGACCGCCTGGGCCGCAAGCAGGTGCTCGTGACCACGATGATGATCATCGGGACGGCGACGTTCCTCATCGGGCTGCTGCCCGACTACCACACGATCGGTCTCTGGGCCCCGGCGCTGCTCGTGCTCCTGCGGCTCGTGCAGGGGCTCGGGCTCGGCGGCGAGTTCGGCGGGGCGTCGCTGCTCACGGTGGAGCACGCGCCGCGCCACCGCCGCGGGTTCTGGGGCAGCCTCCCGCAGACCGGCGGCCGATCGGCTACCTGA